In a genomic window of Sinorhizobium meliloti:
- a CDS encoding DMT family transporter: protein MTHQPISLPAAKQHRLLWPLMATLLVVGWSSGFVGIRYASEEASVMLVLFWRTLLSGVILLPFALIIGPRLRMRGVVEQMLFGVMSVFLYLGGFALAIEQRVPTGLVALISDLLPLAIAALSQPVLGERLSARQWFGTAIAVLGVLIVSFDSLSIGTAPLWAYGLTVGSMLVFALASVLHKRQRTRHMPVHQSLCIHTLTGSVLFGLCAMMQGNLAPPLTPAFGVGMVWLVLFATFAAYSVYYTSLRLFPVAQVSAAIYLSPPVTMLWAWALFSEPLTPAVLVGLTVTLVGVWMTSRG from the coding sequence ATGACCCACCAGCCCATCTCGCTGCCCGCAGCGAAACAGCATCGTCTCCTCTGGCCCCTCATGGCGACGCTACTGGTCGTCGGCTGGAGTTCCGGCTTCGTCGGCATTCGCTATGCAAGCGAAGAGGCGAGCGTAATGCTGGTTCTGTTCTGGCGCACGCTTTTGTCGGGGGTGATCCTGCTGCCCTTCGCGCTGATCATCGGTCCGCGGCTGCGGATGCGCGGCGTCGTGGAACAGATGCTGTTCGGCGTCATGTCGGTCTTCCTTTATCTCGGTGGCTTCGCACTGGCCATCGAACAGCGGGTTCCGACAGGACTGGTCGCACTCATCTCGGACCTCTTGCCGTTGGCGATTGCCGCGCTGTCGCAACCCGTTTTGGGCGAACGCCTGAGCGCGCGGCAATGGTTCGGAACGGCAATCGCCGTTCTCGGTGTGCTGATCGTCTCGTTCGACAGCCTCAGCATCGGCACGGCCCCGTTGTGGGCTTATGGATTGACGGTGGGCTCCATGCTTGTTTTTGCGCTCGCCTCGGTTCTGCACAAGCGACAGCGCACCCGGCACATGCCCGTGCACCAGAGCCTTTGCATCCATACCCTCACCGGTTCGGTGCTGTTCGGGCTGTGCGCTATGATGCAAGGGAACCTCGCCCCGCCGTTGACGCCCGCTTTCGGCGTGGGGATGGTCTGGCTGGTTCTGTTCGCAACCTTTGCCGCCTATTCGGTCTACTACACGAGCTTGCGTCTCTTCCCGGTGGCCCAGGTCAGCGCTGCGATCTATCTCAGTCCGCCTGTCACCATGCTGTGGGCCTGGGCGCTGTTTTCCGAGCCGCTGACCCCGGCTGTCTTGGTGGGGCTGACGGTGACGCTGGTCGGCGTTTGGATGACTTCGCGCGGCTGA
- a CDS encoding LacI family DNA-binding transcriptional regulator, with protein sequence MSDSTPATIEDVARIAEVSIATVSRAIHNPEKVAKSTRLKVNQAIAITGYTTNAMARSLRLGRSNMILVVAPDIGDPNFSSILVGLENEARSHGYGVLIGHTQNDAQRAVEYLKFLNSNQAAGLILFTGILPFGHETIAARLPPSVGIFEPVFNGGIPYVGVDDVEGARKVVDLLIAEGHRKIAFIGDSRTRLAYKRRRAGYDAGLDAAGVPAELRLVQEGDGTLESGRAAVERLFVRDTLPTAFMCVNDQTALGVMIGLKTRGYDIPRDFSVTGFDDVPQATFMTPALTTIRQPRTLIGKHAMALLLELLSDRSPAETEIFLRPDLVVRNSVSSPSARWG encoded by the coding sequence GTGTCGGATTCCACGCCCGCAACCATCGAAGACGTCGCCAGGATCGCTGAAGTTTCGATCGCGACGGTATCGCGGGCAATCCACAACCCGGAGAAGGTCGCCAAATCCACGCGGCTGAAGGTCAACCAGGCGATCGCGATCACCGGTTATACGACCAATGCCATGGCTCGCAGCCTGCGCCTCGGCCGCTCGAACATGATCCTGGTCGTCGCCCCGGATATCGGCGATCCGAACTTTTCGAGCATCCTGGTCGGCCTGGAAAACGAGGCACGGTCGCACGGATACGGCGTGCTGATCGGCCATACCCAGAACGACGCCCAGCGCGCGGTCGAATATCTGAAGTTTCTCAACTCCAACCAGGCGGCGGGTCTGATCCTCTTTACCGGCATCCTGCCCTTCGGCCACGAGACGATAGCGGCGCGGCTGCCGCCGAGCGTCGGCATATTCGAGCCCGTCTTCAACGGCGGCATACCCTATGTGGGTGTCGACGATGTCGAGGGCGCCCGCAAGGTGGTCGACCTCCTCATCGCCGAAGGTCATCGCAAGATCGCTTTCATCGGCGATTCGCGGACCCGCCTTGCCTATAAGCGGCGGCGCGCCGGCTATGATGCGGGCCTCGATGCGGCGGGGGTGCCGGCGGAACTTCGGCTGGTCCAGGAGGGCGACGGCACGCTCGAGAGCGGCAGGGCTGCCGTCGAGCGGCTCTTCGTGCGCGACACGCTGCCGACGGCATTCATGTGCGTCAACGATCAGACGGCACTCGGCGTGATGATCGGGCTGAAGACACGCGGCTATGACATACCGCGCGATTTCTCGGTCACAGGCTTCGACGACGTGCCGCAGGCGACATTCATGACGCCGGCTTTGACGACGATCCGCCAGCCGCGCACGCTGATCGGCAAACACGCCATGGCGCTTCTCTTGGAGCTTCTCTCCGACCGCAGCCCGGCCGAGACCGAGATATTCCTCAGGCCCGATCTCGTGGTGCGAAACTCCGTATCTTCGCCGTCTGCACGATGGGGTTGA
- a CDS encoding LysR family transcriptional regulator, with the protein MKELNGRRLEIDALRALWAIRHHGGITRAAEALGLSQSAVSHKVKRLETSLDCDLLGRKPGGAMFTAAGEDLLDYAGRILGLHDEALLSLSKTSLKGRIALGLTEDTACSDLARILARFRRLHPHVAVRTKVRMSLVLRAMLDRGELEAAILQVFAHEVRPTDVVLFREELHWVKHPELSLPQQGPIPFLSFDDECFYRRWALDIGQDGGVVLETVFECASAAGIVAAVNSAMGVALLSGRHLRPEMQIVSEHLPAPPALAYVVRRARKARNSALETLVAEIEKEISRYGGLVLAS; encoded by the coding sequence ATGAAAGAGCTCAACGGCCGACGTTTGGAAATCGATGCGCTGCGCGCCTTGTGGGCGATCCGCCATCACGGGGGGATCACGCGCGCGGCCGAGGCCCTGGGTTTGTCGCAGTCAGCCGTCAGCCACAAGGTCAAACGGCTCGAGACGAGCCTCGATTGCGACCTGCTCGGCCGCAAGCCGGGGGGAGCGATGTTCACCGCGGCCGGGGAGGATTTGCTGGACTATGCCGGGCGAATCCTCGGGCTGCATGACGAGGCGCTTCTGAGTTTGTCGAAAACGTCGCTCAAGGGGCGCATCGCTCTCGGCCTGACCGAAGACACCGCCTGCAGCGATCTTGCGCGCATATTAGCGAGATTTCGCCGCCTGCATCCTCACGTCGCCGTCCGCACCAAGGTCCGCATGAGTCTGGTCCTGCGGGCAATGCTGGATCGGGGCGAATTGGAGGCTGCGATCCTGCAGGTCTTCGCTCATGAGGTCCGACCGACCGACGTCGTCCTGTTCCGCGAGGAGCTTCACTGGGTCAAGCATCCGGAATTGTCGCTGCCGCAGCAAGGCCCGATACCCTTCCTGTCCTTCGATGACGAATGCTTCTACCGAAGATGGGCGCTCGATATCGGACAGGATGGAGGGGTGGTTCTTGAAACCGTGTTCGAATGTGCAAGCGCGGCCGGCATCGTGGCCGCGGTAAATTCGGCCATGGGCGTAGCGCTTCTGAGCGGCCGCCACCTGCGCCCCGAGATGCAGATCGTCTCCGAGCACCTGCCGGCGCCGCCTGCCTTGGCCTATGTCGTGCGCCGCGCCAGGAAGGCGAGAAATTCCGCGCTCGAAACGCTCGTCGCCGAAATCGAGAAGGAAATCAGTCGTTACGGAGGGCTCGTCCTGGCGAGCTAG
- a CDS encoding GNAT family N-acetyltransferase, whose translation MTAADRYSFRKATVNDLPLLAAWRSNPHVRAWWGSDGSHDAADLADPRVARWIVSTAERPFAFMQDYTVHGWENHHFAKLPKGSRGIDQYIGDPEMIGVGHGTAFIGARMKALFDAGVPVIGTDPHPANERAIAVYRKLGFEPFGPPQETQWGLILPMTARQ comes from the coding sequence ATGACGGCGGCCGACCGATACAGTTTTCGCAAAGCGACGGTGAATGATCTCCCTTTGCTCGCAGCATGGCGATCGAACCCGCATGTCCGCGCATGGTGGGGCTCGGACGGGTCGCACGATGCAGCAGACCTGGCTGACCCTCGCGTGGCGCGTTGGATTGTTTCAACCGCCGAACGCCCCTTTGCGTTCATGCAGGACTATACCGTCCACGGCTGGGAAAATCACCATTTCGCCAAGCTTCCCAAGGGATCGCGGGGGATCGATCAATACATAGGAGACCCCGAAATGATCGGGGTCGGGCACGGGACAGCATTTATCGGGGCGAGAATGAAGGCTCTCTTCGATGCGGGGGTACCGGTTATCGGCACCGATCCGCACCCGGCCAATGAACGGGCGATTGCCGTCTACAGGAAACTGGGTTTCGAGCCGTTCGGACCACCTCAAGAGACGCAGTGGGGCTTGATTTTGCCAATGACTGCGAGGCAGTGA
- a CDS encoding ABC transporter permease — protein sequence MNTNVAAQGTSSSLARSRRRVPPELNIFLVLIGIALVYEVLGWLFVGQSFLMNSQRLTIMILQVSVIGIIAVGVTQVIITGGIDLSSGSVVGMTAMISASVAQASTWPRALYPSLTDLPAIVPICLGVGIGLLAGFINGQLIARTKIPPFIATLGMMVSARGVSKWYTKGQPVSGLTEQFNFIGTGIWPVIVFLVVALIFHIALRYTRYGKFTYAIGANVQAARVSGINVEAHLVKVYAIAGMLAGLAGVVTAARAQTAQAGMGVMYELDAIAATVIGGTSLTGGVGRITGTVIGTVILGVMTSGFTFLRVDAYYQEIVKGIIIVAAVVVDVYRQKGRKKA from the coding sequence ATGAATACCAATGTCGCAGCACAGGGCACGAGCTCATCCCTCGCCCGCTCGAGACGGCGCGTGCCGCCCGAGCTCAACATCTTCCTGGTGCTGATCGGTATCGCGCTCGTCTACGAGGTTCTCGGCTGGCTCTTCGTCGGCCAGAGCTTCCTGATGAATTCGCAGCGCCTGACGATCATGATCCTGCAGGTATCGGTGATCGGCATCATCGCCGTCGGCGTCACGCAGGTTATCATCACGGGCGGCATCGACCTCTCGTCAGGTTCGGTCGTCGGCATGACCGCGATGATCTCGGCGAGCGTTGCGCAGGCCTCCACCTGGCCGCGGGCGCTTTATCCGTCCCTGACCGACCTGCCGGCCATCGTGCCGATCTGCCTTGGCGTCGGGATCGGTCTTCTTGCCGGCTTCATCAACGGCCAGCTCATCGCCAGGACCAAGATCCCGCCCTTCATCGCCACGCTCGGCATGATGGTTTCGGCCCGCGGCGTCTCCAAGTGGTACACGAAGGGCCAGCCGGTCTCGGGCCTCACCGAGCAGTTCAACTTCATCGGCACGGGCATCTGGCCGGTGATCGTGTTCCTCGTCGTGGCGCTGATATTCCACATCGCGCTGCGCTACACCCGCTACGGCAAGTTCACTTACGCGATCGGCGCCAATGTCCAGGCCGCGCGCGTCTCCGGCATCAATGTCGAAGCGCACCTGGTGAAGGTCTATGCGATCGCCGGCATGCTTGCGGGCCTCGCAGGCGTGGTCACCGCCGCCCGCGCCCAGACGGCACAGGCCGGCATGGGCGTCATGTACGAACTCGACGCGATCGCCGCGACCGTCATCGGCGGCACGTCGCTCACCGGCGGCGTCGGCCGCATCACCGGCACGGTGATCGGCACGGTGATCCTCGGCGTGATGACGTCCGGCTTCACCTTCCTCCGGGTCGACGCCTACTACCAGGAGATCGTCAAGGGCATCATCATCGTCGCCGCGGTTGTCGTCGACGTTTATCGCCAGAAAGGCCGCAAAAAAGCATAA
- a CDS encoding sugar ABC transporter substrate-binding protein — MKKFFIGTAMAVVMSTAAHAETIGVSMALFDDNFLTVLRTGMQDYAKTLDGVELQVEDAQNDVAKQQSQIQNFIAAGVDAIIVNPVDTDATAAMSKIAADAGIPLVYVNREPVNVDTLPDKQAFVASNEQESGTLQTKEICKMLGGKGKAVVMMGELSNQAARMRTKDIHDVIATDECKGIEIVEEQTANWSRTQGSDLMTNWLSAGLEFDAVISNNDEMAIGAIQALKAAGRSMDSVVIGGIDATQDALAAMAAGDLDVTVFQNAAGQGKGSVDAALKLAKGEPVEKKVYIPFELVTKENLEQYQAKN, encoded by the coding sequence ATGAAGAAATTTTTCATAGGCACTGCGATGGCCGTCGTGATGTCGACGGCCGCGCATGCGGAGACCATCGGCGTGTCGATGGCGCTCTTCGACGACAACTTCCTGACGGTGCTGCGCACCGGCATGCAGGATTACGCCAAGACGCTCGACGGCGTCGAGCTGCAGGTCGAAGACGCGCAGAACGACGTCGCCAAACAGCAGAGCCAGATCCAGAATTTCATCGCCGCCGGGGTCGATGCCATCATCGTCAACCCGGTCGACACCGATGCGACCGCCGCAATGTCGAAGATCGCCGCGGATGCCGGCATTCCGCTGGTCTATGTCAACCGCGAGCCGGTGAACGTCGATACGCTTCCGGACAAGCAGGCCTTCGTCGCGTCGAACGAACAGGAATCCGGCACGCTGCAGACAAAGGAAATCTGCAAGATGCTGGGCGGCAAGGGCAAAGCCGTGGTCATGATGGGCGAACTCTCCAACCAGGCTGCCCGCATGCGCACCAAGGACATCCACGACGTGATCGCGACCGACGAATGCAAGGGCATCGAGATCGTCGAGGAGCAGACCGCGAACTGGTCGCGCACCCAGGGCTCGGACCTCATGACGAACTGGCTTTCCGCCGGCCTCGAATTCGACGCCGTCATCTCCAACAACGACGAAATGGCGATCGGCGCGATCCAGGCGCTGAAGGCGGCCGGCCGCTCGATGGATTCCGTCGTCATCGGCGGCATCGACGCAACCCAGGACGCGCTCGCGGCCATGGCGGCCGGCGACCTCGACGTAACCGTTTTCCAGAATGCAGCCGGCCAGGGCAAGGGCTCGGTAGACGCCGCGCTGAAGCTCGCCAAGGGCGAGCCAGTGGAGAAAAAGGTCTATATTCCCTTCGAACTCGTCACGAAGGAGAACCTGGAGCAATATCAGGCGAAGAACTGA
- a CDS encoding sugar ABC transporter ATP-binding protein, which translates to MTLSPTTMAAVRASGAVPKSEYLLTAEGVRKEFPGVVALDDVEFKLKRGTVHALMGENGAGKSTLMKILAGIYHPDQGEVKLRGAGIRLKSPLDALENGIAMIHQELNLMPFMTVAENIWIRREPKNRFGFVDHGEMRRMTAKLFERLKIDLDPEIEVRHLSVANRQMVEIAKAVSYESDVLIMDEPTSALTEREVAHLFEIIRDLRSQGIGIVYITHKMNELFEIADEFSVFRDGKYIGTHLSNEVTRDDIIRMMVGREITQMFPKEEVPIGDVVLSVKNLTLDGVFRDVSFDVRAGEILGVAGLVGSGRSNVAETLFGVTPASSGTIAIDGKEVVIDSANKAIRHRMAFLTEDRKDTGCLLILDILENMQIAVLQDKFVKRGFVSEREVTAACEEMSRKLRVKTPNLQERVENLSGGNQQKVLIGRWLLTNPRILILDEPTRGIDVGAKAEIHRLVTELARNGVAVIMISSEMPEVLGMSDRIMVMHEGRVTGFLDRAEATQIKVMELAAR; encoded by the coding sequence ATGACACTCAGTCCCACGACAATGGCAGCCGTGCGCGCCAGCGGCGCCGTTCCGAAATCCGAATACCTTCTGACTGCAGAAGGCGTTCGCAAGGAGTTTCCGGGTGTCGTCGCACTCGACGACGTGGAGTTCAAGCTGAAGCGCGGCACCGTGCATGCGCTCATGGGCGAGAACGGAGCCGGCAAGTCGACCTTGATGAAGATCCTCGCCGGGATCTATCATCCCGACCAGGGCGAGGTGAAACTCAGGGGCGCCGGCATCCGGCTGAAGTCGCCGCTCGACGCGCTCGAGAACGGCATCGCCATGATCCATCAGGAACTGAACCTGATGCCTTTCATGACCGTCGCCGAGAATATCTGGATCCGCCGGGAACCCAAGAACCGCTTCGGCTTCGTCGACCATGGCGAGATGCGCCGCATGACGGCAAAGCTTTTCGAGCGGCTCAAGATCGATCTTGATCCCGAGATCGAGGTCCGTCACCTCTCGGTCGCCAACCGCCAGATGGTCGAGATCGCCAAGGCGGTCTCCTACGAGTCCGACGTGTTGATCATGGACGAGCCCACCTCGGCGCTCACCGAACGCGAGGTGGCCCATCTGTTCGAGATCATCCGTGACCTGCGCTCGCAGGGTATCGGCATCGTCTACATCACCCACAAGATGAACGAGCTGTTCGAGATCGCCGACGAGTTCTCGGTTTTCCGCGACGGCAAATATATCGGCACCCACCTCTCGAACGAGGTCACCCGCGACGACATCATCCGCATGATGGTTGGACGTGAAATCACCCAGATGTTCCCGAAGGAGGAGGTGCCGATCGGCGACGTGGTGCTGTCGGTGAAGAACCTGACCCTCGACGGCGTCTTCCGCGACGTCTCCTTCGATGTGCGCGCCGGCGAGATCCTCGGCGTCGCAGGCCTCGTCGGATCCGGTCGCTCCAACGTCGCCGAGACGCTCTTCGGGGTCACGCCGGCCAGCTCGGGCACGATCGCGATCGACGGGAAAGAGGTCGTGATCGACAGCGCCAACAAGGCGATCCGCCACCGGATGGCGTTTCTGACCGAGGATCGCAAGGACACCGGCTGTCTGCTCATCCTCGACATTCTCGAAAACATGCAGATCGCCGTGCTGCAGGACAAATTCGTCAAGCGCGGCTTCGTCAGCGAGAGGGAGGTCACCGCCGCCTGCGAGGAGATGAGCCGCAAGCTTCGGGTCAAGACGCCGAACCTGCAGGAGCGCGTCGAGAATCTCTCGGGCGGCAACCAGCAGAAAGTGCTGATCGGCCGCTGGCTGCTCACCAATCCGCGCATCCTGATCCTCGACGAGCCGACGCGCGGCATCGATGTCGGCGCCAAGGCGGAGATCCACCGGCTGGTGACCGAGCTCGCCCGCAACGGCGTCGCGGTCATCATGATCTCGTCGGAAATGCCGGAAGTGCTCGGCATGAGCGACCGGATCATGGTGATGCACGAGGGCCGGGTCACCGGATTTCTCGACAGGGCGGAAGCCACCCAAATCAAGGTCATGGAGCTTGCGGCGCGATAG
- a CDS encoding sugar ABC transporter ATP-binding protein, whose amino-acid sequence MNPETVDAARVVLEARRISKSFSGVQVLFSVNFELRAGEIHALMGENGAGKSTLVKILSGFEQPSSGEVLLDGQPVTLPANGAAEALGIVIIHQEFNLAEHLTVAESLFLGREVTRFGVLDRKYMRAEARRVLDLLGCHVDANALIGSLSIAEKQMVEIAKAISRDARIVFMDEPTAVLSREETNFLFRQVRKLRDRGTSFVFVSHKLDEVIELTDRVTVLRDGQWVKTAATSMLDGESIAQLMVGREMSSLYPAKNEPNVDEEVVLRVDAVSTDYVKDASFEVRKGEILGFSGMIGSGRTELMEAVAGLRPRLSGEVTIRGETAPSGDVHAANRRGLAYMTKDRKAKGLLLNSGMTTNLTLQSLGRHARIGYLSPASEAAALERARRRFDIRVRDGNVVARRMSGGNQQKLLLAKVMETEPDIIIIDEPTRGIDVGTKQQIYHFISALARDGRSIIVVSSEMPEVIGLCTRVAVMREGRIVGMLEGDEISEQEIMRYAAGLKKMAAA is encoded by the coding sequence ATGAATCCGGAGACGGTAGACGCCGCGCGCGTCGTGCTGGAGGCGCGGCGGATCAGCAAGTCATTCAGCGGCGTGCAGGTGCTCTTCAGTGTCAATTTCGAGCTTCGCGCCGGCGAGATCCATGCCCTGATGGGCGAGAACGGCGCCGGCAAGTCGACCCTCGTCAAGATTCTTTCAGGGTTCGAGCAGCCGTCTTCGGGCGAGGTCCTGCTCGATGGCCAGCCGGTAACGCTTCCCGCAAACGGCGCGGCCGAAGCGCTGGGCATCGTCATCATTCATCAGGAATTCAATCTCGCCGAACATCTGACTGTTGCCGAAAGCCTGTTTCTCGGTCGCGAGGTGACCCGTTTCGGCGTGCTCGACCGAAAGTATATGCGCGCGGAGGCGCGCCGGGTTCTCGATCTGCTCGGCTGCCACGTAGACGCCAACGCGCTGATCGGCAGTCTTTCAATCGCCGAAAAACAGATGGTCGAGATCGCCAAGGCCATCAGCCGCGACGCGCGGATCGTCTTCATGGACGAACCGACGGCCGTTCTCTCCCGCGAGGAGACCAACTTCCTTTTCCGGCAGGTGCGCAAGCTGCGCGATAGAGGCACGAGCTTCGTCTTCGTGTCGCACAAGCTCGACGAAGTCATCGAACTGACCGACCGGGTGACGGTGCTGCGCGACGGGCAGTGGGTGAAGACCGCCGCGACATCGATGCTCGACGGCGAGTCGATTGCGCAGCTCATGGTCGGCCGCGAAATGTCGAGTCTCTATCCCGCCAAGAATGAGCCGAACGTCGACGAAGAGGTCGTGCTGCGAGTCGACGCCGTCTCGACCGACTATGTGAAGGACGCCAGCTTCGAGGTGCGCAAAGGCGAAATACTGGGCTTTTCGGGCATGATCGGCTCCGGCCGCACCGAACTCATGGAAGCGGTCGCCGGCCTCAGGCCCCGCCTGTCGGGCGAGGTGACGATCCGTGGAGAGACCGCGCCTTCAGGCGACGTGCACGCGGCCAACCGGCGCGGTCTTGCCTACATGACCAAGGACCGCAAGGCGAAAGGCCTGTTGCTCAACTCCGGCATGACGACGAACCTGACCTTGCAGTCGCTCGGCCGGCATGCCCGCATCGGCTATCTCAGCCCGGCAAGCGAGGCGGCTGCGCTCGAAAGGGCCCGCCGCCGCTTCGACATCCGCGTGCGCGACGGCAATGTCGTCGCCAGGCGCATGTCCGGCGGCAATCAGCAGAAGCTGCTGCTCGCCAAGGTGATGGAAACGGAACCGGACATCATCATCATCGACGAGCCGACACGCGGCATCGACGTCGGCACCAAGCAGCAGATCTATCATTTCATCTCGGCGCTCGCGCGCGACGGCCGCTCGATCATCGTCGTCTCTTCGGAAATGCCCGAGGTCATCGGGCTTTGCACCAGGGTCGCGGTGATGCGCGAGGGACGCATCGTCGGCATGCTCGAAGGAGACGAGATCTCCGAGCAGGAGATCATGCGCTACGCAGCCGGACTGAAGAAAATGGCTGCCGCCTGA